A genomic window from Salvelinus namaycush isolate Seneca chromosome 21, SaNama_1.0, whole genome shotgun sequence includes:
- the LOC120066471 gene encoding CCR4-NOT transcription complex subunit 4-like isoform X2, whose product MSHSPEMKDDSMECPLCMEPLEIDDVNFFPCTCGYQICRFCWHRIRTDENGLCPACRKPYPEDPAVYKPLSQEEIQRIKNEKKQKQNEKKQKVTENRKHLASVRVVQRNLVFVVGLSQRLADPEVLKRPEYFGKFGKIHKVVINNSTSYAGSQGPSASAYVTYIRSEDALRAIQCVNNVVVDGRTLKASLGTTKYCSYFLKSMQCPKPDCMYLHELGDEAASFTKEEMQAGKHQEYEQTLLQDLYKMNPSFLQTSTCAGEKSKSRSSNSTQRPNNGKDGWPILSGYGGKLANGLSEDRKSPPLLDCCLDPEGMTSDGLGLGLGLDTELGMGSGQGAALSPFSSNCDSNSPSDKPPESISMVNGETLQQMPNSESPSSPPGLTRPPSSLVVPISVVDLTARSPFEGAAAESQSLFSDNSNFRQPNPIPSGLPPFPNTPRGGSDWPMTPEPQSLFASDTIPVSSSTDWQAAFGFGSSSKTQQQDDDLGFDPFDITRKALADLIEKELSVQDQPSPLGSPGPFSLHHPGSHHGLHVPPSNPNHFPSSIGPPPRLSQLHQRQIYSSFSFPGSQSQSSHHGGSQAAQAATASRHPWMDMSPSARSNNHLSHLNHSANAGGGHGNFLDLSMPPQRHSTGLGGIPISESSCSIDGLNVKEWQAGLRALLPNININFGGLPNSSSSSSSSSSSSVNHIGRPNHLGGPGGLHGTGGLSHSLSWDGTASWMDPAIITGIPASTGNSLDLFQEDQNPPHWLKSLQALTEMDGPALPSSSLPQQPQNQHHQSLHSHHHGLLDQAASHPHLPLHHRAGSGWAPYLPSLAQPTQANPSQFHSPPPGFQTAFRPPGQSATELLNSTTAGDRH is encoded by the exons ATGTCCCACAGCCCCGAGATGAAGGATGACTCTATGGAGTGCCCTTTGTGCATGGAGCCGCTGGAGATTGACGACGTCAACTTCTTCCCCTGCACCTGTGGCTACCAGATCTGCCGCTTCTGCTGGCACCGCATCCGCACAGACGAGAACGGCCTCTGCCCTGCCTGCAGAAAG CCGTACCCAGAGGACCCTGCAGTGTACAAGcccctgtcacaggaggagatcCAGAGGATAAAGAACGAGAAGAAGCAGAAACAGAACGAGAAGAAGCAGAAGGTGACAGAGAACAGGAAACACCTGGCCAGCGTCAGGGTGGTGCAGAGAAACCTGGTGTTTGTGGTCGGGCTCTCTCAAAGGCTTGCAGATCCAGAG GTTCTAAAAAGGCCAGAGTATTTTGGGAAGTTTGGGAAAATACACAAGGTGGTCATCAACAACAGCACATCATATGCAGGTTCACAG GGTCCCAGTGCCAGTGCCTATGTCACCTATATCCGCTCTGAAGACGCCCTCAGAGCAATACAATGTGTAAACAATGTAGTGGTGGACGGCAGAACACTCAAG GCTTCTTTAGGTACAACAAAATACTGCAGTTACTTCCTCAAAAGCATGCAGTGTCCCAAACCAGACTGTATGTATCTACATGAGCTGGGGGACGAGGCAGCTAGCTTTACTAAAGAAGAGatgcag GCCGGGAAACACCAAGAATACGAGCAGACACTACTCCAGGACCTCTACAAAATGAACCCCAGCTTTCTACAAACGTCAACGTGTGCAGGGGAAAAGTCAAAAAGCAGATCTTCAAATTCTACACAAAG ACCCAACAATGGCAAAGATGGGTGGCCGATTCTATCGGGATACGGTGGCAAACTGGCCAATGGCCTGTCGGAGGACAGGAAGTCTCCTCCGCTGCTAGACTGCTGCCTGGACCCAGAGGGCATGACCTCCGATGGGTTAGGACTTGGCCTGGGGCTGGACACCGAGCTGGGGATGGGGTCTGGTCAGGGTGCTGCCCTGTCCCCCTTCTCCTCTAACTGTGACAGCAACAG TCCCAGCGACAAACCTCCGGAATCAATAAGTATGGTGAATGGAGAGACTTTACAACAG atgcCTAACAGTgagtccccctcctctcctccggGGCTGACCAGACCCCCCAGCAGTCTGGTGGTTCCTATCAGTGTAGTGGACCTCACCGCCCGCTCGCCCTTCGAGGGGGCTGCTGCAGAGTCCCAGTCCTTGTTCTCAGACAACAGTAATTTCAGACAACCCAACCCCATCCCGTCTGGCCTGCCCCCCTTCCCTAACACACCTAGAGGGGGATCCGACTGGCCCATGACCCCTGAACCACAGAGCCTCTTCGCATCAG ACACAATACCGGTCTCGTCCTCCACAGACTGGCAGGCGGCCTTCGGCTTCGGCTCCTCATCCAAGACACAACAGCAGGACGACGACCTAGGCTTCGACCCCTTCGACATCACGCGGAAGGCCCTGGCTGACCTCATAGAGAAGGAGCTGTCAGTCCAGGACCAGCCCAGTCCGCTGGGGTCCCCCGGCCCCTTCAGCCTCCACCACCCCGGGTCACACCACGGCCTTCACGTGCCTCCCTCCAACCCCAACCATTTCCCCAGCAGCATTGGACCTCCACCCCGACTTTCTCAGCTCCACCAAAGGCAAATTTATAGTTCCTTTAGTTTCCCTGGTTCCCAGAGTCAGAGTAGTCATCATGGTGGAAGTCAGGCTGCCCAGGCCGCCACTGCCTCTCGGCATCCCTGGATGGACATGTCTCCCTCGGCACGCAGCAATAATCACCTCTCACACTTGAACCACTCGGCCAATGCTGGAGGGGGACACGGAAACTTCCTGGACTTGAGCATGCCTCCTCAGCGCCACAGTACAGGGCTGGGAGGGATCCCCATATCAG AAAGCAGCTGTTCTATAGACGGCCTCAATGTGAAAGAATGGCAGGCTGGCCTGAGAGCTCTCCTccccaacatcaacatcaacttcGGCGGTCTCCccaactcctcctcttcctcctcctcctcctcgtcctccagtGTGAACCACATCGGGCGGCCCAACCACCTGGGGGGCCCAGGGGGGCTCCACGGGACAGGGGGACTATCACACAGCCTCAGCTGGGACGGTACGGCCAGCTGGATGGACCCAGCCATCATCACAG gCATCCCAGCCTCGACAGGTAACAGTTTAGACCTTTTCCAAGAAGACCAGAACCCTCCCCACTGGCTCAAGTCCCTCCAGGCCCTGACAGAGATGGACGGCCCTGCCCTGCctagctcctctctcccccaacAGCCCCAGAACCAGCATCACCAGTCCCTCCACAGCCACCACCACGGCCTCCTAGACCAGGCTGCCTCACACccacacctccccctccaccacagaGCTGGCTCCGGCTGGGCCCCTTACCTTCCCAGCCTGGCCCAACCCACACAGGCCAACCCCAGCCAGTTTCACAGCCCTCCCCCAGGCTTCCAGACAGCCTTCAGACCCCCAGGCCAGAGCGCTACAGAGCTGTTAAACAGCACCACCGCTGGGGACCGACACTAA
- the LOC120066471 gene encoding CCR4-NOT transcription complex subunit 4-like isoform X1 → MSHSPEMKDDSMECPLCMEPLEIDDVNFFPCTCGYQICRFCWHRIRTDENGLCPACRKPYPEDPAVYKPLSQEEIQRIKNEKKQKQNEKKQKVTENRKHLASVRVVQRNLVFVVGLSQRLADPEVLKRPEYFGKFGKIHKVVINNSTSYAGSQGPSASAYVTYIRSEDALRAIQCVNNVVVDGRTLKASLGTTKYCSYFLKSMQCPKPDCMYLHELGDEAASFTKEEMQAGKHQEYEQTLLQDLYKMNPSFLQTSTCAGEKSKSRSSNSTQRPNNGKDGWPILSGYGGKLANGLSEDRKSPPLLDCCLDPEGMTSDGLGLGLGLDTELGMGSGQGAALSPFSSNCDSNSPSDKPPESISMVNGETLQQMPNSESPSSPPGLTRPPSSLVVPISVVDLTARSPFEGAAAESQSLFSDNSNFRQPNPIPSGLPPFPNTPRGGSDWPMTPEPQSLFASDTIPVSSSTDWQAAFGFGSSSKTQQQDDDLGFDPFDITRKALADLIEKELSVQDQPSPLGSPGPFSLHHPGSHHGLHVPPSNPNHFPSSIGPPPRLSQLHQRQIYSSFSFPGSQSQSSHHGGSQAAQAATASRHPWMDMSPSARSNNHLSHLNHSANAGGGHGNFLDLSMPPQRHSTGLGGIPISESSCSIDGLNVKEWQAGLRALLPNININFGGLPNSSSSSSSSSSSSVNHIGRPNHLGGPGGLHGTGGLSHSLSWDGTASWMDPAIITGSIPASTGNSLDLFQEDQNPPHWLKSLQALTEMDGPALPSSSLPQQPQNQHHQSLHSHHHGLLDQAASHPHLPLHHRAGSGWAPYLPSLAQPTQANPSQFHSPPPGFQTAFRPPGQSATELLNSTTAGDRH, encoded by the exons ATGTCCCACAGCCCCGAGATGAAGGATGACTCTATGGAGTGCCCTTTGTGCATGGAGCCGCTGGAGATTGACGACGTCAACTTCTTCCCCTGCACCTGTGGCTACCAGATCTGCCGCTTCTGCTGGCACCGCATCCGCACAGACGAGAACGGCCTCTGCCCTGCCTGCAGAAAG CCGTACCCAGAGGACCCTGCAGTGTACAAGcccctgtcacaggaggagatcCAGAGGATAAAGAACGAGAAGAAGCAGAAACAGAACGAGAAGAAGCAGAAGGTGACAGAGAACAGGAAACACCTGGCCAGCGTCAGGGTGGTGCAGAGAAACCTGGTGTTTGTGGTCGGGCTCTCTCAAAGGCTTGCAGATCCAGAG GTTCTAAAAAGGCCAGAGTATTTTGGGAAGTTTGGGAAAATACACAAGGTGGTCATCAACAACAGCACATCATATGCAGGTTCACAG GGTCCCAGTGCCAGTGCCTATGTCACCTATATCCGCTCTGAAGACGCCCTCAGAGCAATACAATGTGTAAACAATGTAGTGGTGGACGGCAGAACACTCAAG GCTTCTTTAGGTACAACAAAATACTGCAGTTACTTCCTCAAAAGCATGCAGTGTCCCAAACCAGACTGTATGTATCTACATGAGCTGGGGGACGAGGCAGCTAGCTTTACTAAAGAAGAGatgcag GCCGGGAAACACCAAGAATACGAGCAGACACTACTCCAGGACCTCTACAAAATGAACCCCAGCTTTCTACAAACGTCAACGTGTGCAGGGGAAAAGTCAAAAAGCAGATCTTCAAATTCTACACAAAG ACCCAACAATGGCAAAGATGGGTGGCCGATTCTATCGGGATACGGTGGCAAACTGGCCAATGGCCTGTCGGAGGACAGGAAGTCTCCTCCGCTGCTAGACTGCTGCCTGGACCCAGAGGGCATGACCTCCGATGGGTTAGGACTTGGCCTGGGGCTGGACACCGAGCTGGGGATGGGGTCTGGTCAGGGTGCTGCCCTGTCCCCCTTCTCCTCTAACTGTGACAGCAACAG TCCCAGCGACAAACCTCCGGAATCAATAAGTATGGTGAATGGAGAGACTTTACAACAG atgcCTAACAGTgagtccccctcctctcctccggGGCTGACCAGACCCCCCAGCAGTCTGGTGGTTCCTATCAGTGTAGTGGACCTCACCGCCCGCTCGCCCTTCGAGGGGGCTGCTGCAGAGTCCCAGTCCTTGTTCTCAGACAACAGTAATTTCAGACAACCCAACCCCATCCCGTCTGGCCTGCCCCCCTTCCCTAACACACCTAGAGGGGGATCCGACTGGCCCATGACCCCTGAACCACAGAGCCTCTTCGCATCAG ACACAATACCGGTCTCGTCCTCCACAGACTGGCAGGCGGCCTTCGGCTTCGGCTCCTCATCCAAGACACAACAGCAGGACGACGACCTAGGCTTCGACCCCTTCGACATCACGCGGAAGGCCCTGGCTGACCTCATAGAGAAGGAGCTGTCAGTCCAGGACCAGCCCAGTCCGCTGGGGTCCCCCGGCCCCTTCAGCCTCCACCACCCCGGGTCACACCACGGCCTTCACGTGCCTCCCTCCAACCCCAACCATTTCCCCAGCAGCATTGGACCTCCACCCCGACTTTCTCAGCTCCACCAAAGGCAAATTTATAGTTCCTTTAGTTTCCCTGGTTCCCAGAGTCAGAGTAGTCATCATGGTGGAAGTCAGGCTGCCCAGGCCGCCACTGCCTCTCGGCATCCCTGGATGGACATGTCTCCCTCGGCACGCAGCAATAATCACCTCTCACACTTGAACCACTCGGCCAATGCTGGAGGGGGACACGGAAACTTCCTGGACTTGAGCATGCCTCCTCAGCGCCACAGTACAGGGCTGGGAGGGATCCCCATATCAG AAAGCAGCTGTTCTATAGACGGCCTCAATGTGAAAGAATGGCAGGCTGGCCTGAGAGCTCTCCTccccaacatcaacatcaacttcGGCGGTCTCCccaactcctcctcttcctcctcctcctcctcgtcctccagtGTGAACCACATCGGGCGGCCCAACCACCTGGGGGGCCCAGGGGGGCTCCACGGGACAGGGGGACTATCACACAGCCTCAGCTGGGACGGTACGGCCAGCTGGATGGACCCAGCCATCATCACAGGTA gCATCCCAGCCTCGACAGGTAACAGTTTAGACCTTTTCCAAGAAGACCAGAACCCTCCCCACTGGCTCAAGTCCCTCCAGGCCCTGACAGAGATGGACGGCCCTGCCCTGCctagctcctctctcccccaacAGCCCCAGAACCAGCATCACCAGTCCCTCCACAGCCACCACCACGGCCTCCTAGACCAGGCTGCCTCACACccacacctccccctccaccacagaGCTGGCTCCGGCTGGGCCCCTTACCTTCCCAGCCTGGCCCAACCCACACAGGCCAACCCCAGCCAGTTTCACAGCCCTCCCCCAGGCTTCCAGACAGCCTTCAGACCCCCAGGCCAGAGCGCTACAGAGCTGTTAAACAGCACCACCGCTGGGGACCGACACTAA